In Neorhizobium galegae, the following proteins share a genomic window:
- the cobN gene encoding cobaltochelatase subunit CobN: MHILATTSSSLDDLIEPVDLNQSPADVVVLSFSGSDLNGISAAWSVDLPSLRLTSLSDLRHPMSVDLWIEKTAAHAKVILVRILGGYDRWAYGVEELSRMAKRKKIALALLPGECSISDERLTAASTVSEDRIAGILSCFREGGPANMRLLARLLTTLAEGKTEPLPQAAPVPKAGYYTPGKGIVEANDLLARFAPDAPRLPILFYRSMLLANDAAPIDALFEALKNRGFAPVPIFVGGLKEPDALAFVEQAVSDLKSAAILSTTAFASGTDGNGETIFDRTGVPVFQIVVATTRRDGWAENRRGLNPADLAMHVVLPELDGRILAGAISFKAGESSANLVNQPEPDRVEQVVDRIAAFLRLKAARRAERKIVILMPDYPSAPGRTGYAVGLDVPQSVLGILHELSVAGYDVSDIPETPRDLLDRLDTQSAGHVRSAYDPQPVAEAAWGEPEADEDLRDGIFRFRAASFGNITVALAPDRGRNADRRADYHSPDLPPRHALIAFGQWMRETLGAHAIVHVGAHGTLEWLPGKTVALSTECFPEIVTGGLPVIYPFIVSNPGEAAVAKRRIAAVTIGHLPPVLAGAGLSEEQKKLELLVDEYAQADGLDRRRRDRLAKLIVETARDTGLAGEAGVSNNDDPDAALTRIDAFLCDLKDFSIKDGQHVFGQVAPGDDDSLRVRSAETERQALLDALDGKHIRPGPSGAPARGRRDVMPTGRNLFASDPRTLPTPTAFELGKRAADEILRRYLQDHGDWPKSLVFDLWGSASLRSGGEEVAQVLALMGARPVQDAATGRVTGIEVLPPAALGRPRVDVTLRISGLFRDMFPALIALLDAAMRAIASREEAPGDNPLAEEAGKLGHVPPRIFGSAPGTYGSGIEEKLADGAWAEREELGRLYLDATSHAFGGAEGDASHMPGQFANRIGTADLLVHTGDDPGRDLLDGSADVAFIGGFAAAVAALGGKADVIALDTTDPQKPRARSISEAVTRVVRARAVNPRFIAGQMRHGPRGAAELVETVDRLIGFAETTHAIPQSLIEATYDAYLGDEKVRDFLLSQNPEGARFMAERFRSALRRGLWHPRRNAVDAELEMFTREKVA, translated from the coding sequence ATGCACATACTCGCCACCACATCGTCGTCGCTTGACGACCTCATCGAACCGGTCGACCTCAATCAGTCGCCGGCCGATGTGGTGGTGCTGTCCTTTTCCGGCAGCGACCTGAACGGCATTTCCGCCGCCTGGAGCGTCGACCTGCCGAGCCTGCGGCTGACCAGTCTTTCCGACCTGCGGCATCCGATGTCCGTCGATCTCTGGATCGAGAAGACGGCGGCGCATGCCAAAGTCATCCTCGTGCGCATTCTCGGCGGATACGACCGCTGGGCTTACGGCGTGGAAGAACTTTCGCGTATGGCGAAGCGGAAAAAGATCGCGCTGGCGCTGCTGCCCGGCGAATGCAGCATCAGCGACGAACGCCTGACCGCGGCCTCGACTGTTTCGGAAGACCGGATCGCCGGCATCCTGAGCTGCTTCCGCGAAGGCGGGCCGGCCAATATGCGGCTTCTGGCGAGGTTGCTGACGACGCTGGCCGAGGGCAAAACGGAACCGCTGCCACAGGCGGCCCCGGTGCCGAAGGCTGGCTACTACACGCCCGGAAAAGGCATCGTCGAGGCCAACGACCTGCTGGCCCGCTTTGCGCCGGATGCGCCGCGCTTGCCGATCCTGTTCTACCGCTCCATGCTGCTTGCGAATGACGCGGCGCCGATCGACGCGCTGTTCGAGGCGCTGAAAAACCGCGGGTTTGCACCTGTGCCGATCTTCGTCGGCGGACTGAAGGAGCCGGATGCACTGGCCTTCGTCGAACAGGCGGTCTCTGACCTGAAATCTGCGGCCATCCTTTCCACCACCGCCTTTGCCAGCGGCACGGACGGCAACGGCGAAACGATTTTCGACCGCACCGGCGTGCCGGTCTTCCAGATCGTCGTCGCCACGACCCGCCGCGATGGCTGGGCTGAGAACCGGCGCGGCCTCAACCCCGCCGACCTCGCCATGCACGTCGTCCTGCCGGAGCTCGATGGACGCATTCTTGCCGGTGCGATCTCCTTCAAGGCAGGCGAAAGCTCCGCCAACCTCGTCAACCAGCCGGAACCGGACCGGGTCGAACAGGTCGTTGACCGTATCGCTGCTTTCCTCCGGCTGAAAGCAGCACGCCGCGCCGAGCGTAAAATCGTCATCCTCATGCCGGATTATCCGAGCGCGCCTGGCCGTACCGGTTATGCCGTGGGTCTGGACGTGCCACAGAGCGTACTCGGGATACTGCACGAATTATCGGTAGCCGGCTATGATGTTTCGGATATCCCTGAGACTCCGCGTGATCTCCTGGATCGCCTGGATACCCAATCCGCCGGCCACGTACGCTCCGCCTACGATCCCCAGCCCGTTGCAGAGGCAGCGTGGGGCGAGCCTGAAGCGGATGAAGACCTCAGAGACGGCATATTCCGTTTCCGCGCCGCGAGCTTCGGCAACATCACCGTCGCGCTCGCACCCGACCGCGGCCGCAACGCCGATCGGCGCGCCGACTACCACAGCCCGGACCTGCCCCCGCGCCACGCGCTGATCGCCTTCGGCCAATGGATGCGCGAGACGCTTGGCGCGCATGCGATCGTCCATGTCGGCGCGCACGGGACGCTCGAATGGCTGCCAGGCAAGACCGTGGCGCTGTCGACGGAGTGCTTCCCGGAGATCGTCACCGGCGGCCTGCCGGTCATCTATCCGTTCATCGTTTCCAATCCGGGCGAGGCCGCGGTTGCCAAGCGGCGGATTGCCGCCGTCACCATCGGCCACCTGCCCCCGGTTCTGGCCGGCGCCGGGCTTTCCGAAGAACAGAAAAAACTTGAACTGCTGGTCGACGAGTATGCCCAGGCCGACGGGCTGGATCGCCGCCGCCGCGACCGCCTGGCCAAGCTGATCGTCGAGACCGCCCGCGACACCGGACTGGCCGGCGAGGCCGGTGTCTCGAACAATGACGATCCGGATGCGGCGCTCACCCGCATCGACGCCTTTCTCTGCGATCTCAAGGACTTTTCGATCAAGGACGGCCAGCACGTCTTCGGGCAGGTCGCGCCCGGCGATGACGATTCGCTTCGCGTTCGAAGCGCCGAAACCGAACGACAGGCCTTGCTCGACGCGCTGGACGGAAAACACATCCGCCCCGGCCCGTCCGGCGCCCCGGCGCGTGGCCGCCGCGACGTGATGCCGACCGGCCGCAACCTCTTCGCCAGCGACCCGCGCACGCTGCCGACGCCGACCGCCTTCGAACTCGGCAAACGTGCAGCGGATGAAATCCTGCGGCGTTATCTCCAGGATCACGGCGACTGGCCGAAAAGCCTCGTCTTCGATCTCTGGGGCAGCGCGTCTCTGCGCAGCGGCGGCGAGGAAGTGGCCCAGGTTCTGGCGCTGATGGGGGCGAGACCCGTGCAGGATGCGGCGACGGGCCGTGTCACCGGTATCGAAGTCCTGCCTCCGGCAGCGCTCGGCCGCCCGCGCGTCGACGTGACGCTCAGAATTTCCGGCCTGTTCCGCGATATGTTTCCGGCTCTCATCGCCTTGCTCGACGCCGCGATGCGCGCCATCGCCAGCCGCGAGGAGGCGCCGGGCGACAATCCTCTTGCGGAAGAGGCAGGCAAGCTAGGCCACGTACCGCCCCGCATCTTCGGCTCGGCACCGGGCACCTACGGCTCCGGCATCGAGGAAAAGCTCGCCGATGGTGCCTGGGCGGAACGCGAAGAACTCGGCCGCCTCTATCTCGATGCCACCAGCCATGCCTTCGGTGGCGCGGAAGGCGACGCCAGCCATATGCCCGGTCAATTCGCAAACCGCATCGGGACCGCCGATCTTCTCGTCCATACCGGCGACGATCCCGGCCGCGACCTGCTGGACGGATCGGCCGATGTCGCCTTCATCGGCGGATTTGCGGCTGCGGTCGCAGCGCTCGGTGGCAAGGCGGACGTGATCGCGCTCGACACGACCGACCCGCAAAAACCCCGTGCCCGCTCGATTTCGGAGGCGGTGACCCGCGTGGTGCGCGCCCGCGCAGTCAACCCGCGTTTCATCGCCGGACAGATGCGCCACGGCCCGCGCGGCGCCGCGGAACTGGTGGAGACGGTCGACCGGCTGATCGGTTTTGCCGAGACCACCCATGCCATCCCGCAATCGCTGATCGAGGCGACCTACGACGCCTATCTCGGCGATGAAAAGGTCCGCGACTTCCTGCTGAGCCAGAACCCCGAAGGCGCCCGCTTCATGGCCGAGCGGTTCCGCTCAGCACTCCGCCGCGGCCTCTGGCATCCCCGCCGCAACGCGGTCGATGCCGAGCTCGAAATGTTCACCCGGGAGAAGGTGGCATGA
- the cobG gene encoding precorrin-3B synthase, producing the protein MTTLSLDRSTLDMRRGACPALSAPMMTGDGLLARVALIDAITPAQLAELCRLARRDGNGILDISARGNLQIRGLSEASAPVLDADVRALNLPLREGLAVETPPLAGMDDTEIADPRPIAEAIRQGAREIAGLAPKMSVVVDGGGQLRLSDLLADIRVTPVSTDEGILWTLLLGGTETTGRVFNVLRETEAVSATLALLRKLGEKGPKARGRDLAAGLPTYDAPGRPASPFGTFRLSDDLFASGIGPAFGQANAETLIALCDEAERLGIPSLKPAFDHSLLFFGLQTACEALTAFAGSNGFITSPSDPRSAIAACSGSPACNSAAIATHELAAKAAGDCGDLLDGSFKLHVTGCPKGCAHPQPSALALCGTAAGLSLITRGKAADEPFASVAFADTNNSLRRIADLVRDERHAGENSAACIARLGPRRLAAAVTSGRS; encoded by the coding sequence ATGACGACGCTTTCCCTCGATCGAAGCACACTGGACATGCGCCGCGGCGCCTGCCCCGCCCTGTCGGCACCGATGATGACCGGCGACGGGCTTTTAGCCCGCGTCGCGCTGATCGACGCGATCACCCCGGCACAGCTGGCCGAACTCTGCCGGTTGGCACGGCGCGACGGCAACGGCATTCTCGATATTTCCGCCCGCGGCAACCTGCAGATCCGGGGACTGAGCGAGGCCTCGGCTCCCGTTCTCGACGCCGATGTCCGTGCGCTGAACCTGCCGCTTCGCGAGGGACTTGCTGTCGAGACTCCGCCCCTGGCGGGGATGGACGACACCGAGATTGCCGATCCGCGCCCGATAGCCGAGGCGATCCGCCAAGGTGCGCGCGAGATTGCCGGCCTCGCTCCAAAGATGTCGGTAGTGGTTGACGGTGGCGGGCAGCTCCGGCTTTCCGACCTCCTGGCCGATATCCGGGTTACCCCCGTTTCCACCGATGAGGGCATCCTCTGGACCCTGCTTCTGGGTGGGACCGAAACAACCGGCCGCGTTTTCAATGTTTTACGTGAAACAGAGGCCGTCTCCGCCACTCTGGCGCTGCTTCGAAAGCTGGGCGAAAAGGGACCCAAGGCGAGGGGACGCGATCTCGCCGCCGGCTTGCCCACATACGATGCGCCTGGCCGGCCAGCCTCGCCTTTCGGCACCTTCCGCCTCTCCGACGACCTTTTCGCGTCAGGCATCGGCCCGGCCTTCGGTCAGGCAAATGCAGAGACTCTGATCGCTCTTTGCGACGAGGCCGAGCGGCTGGGAATACCGTCGCTGAAACCGGCCTTCGACCATTCGCTCCTGTTTTTCGGCCTTCAAACCGCCTGCGAAGCGCTGACCGCTTTTGCCGGCAGCAACGGCTTCATCACCTCGCCGAGCGATCCGCGTTCAGCCATTGCCGCCTGTTCCGGAAGTCCCGCCTGCAATTCCGCAGCCATCGCCACCCACGAACTCGCTGCCAAGGCCGCGGGAGACTGCGGCGATCTGCTGGACGGCTCGTTCAAGCTGCACGTGACCGGCTGCCCCAAGGGCTGCGCCCATCCGCAGCCGTCAGCGCTTGCTCTCTGCGGAACAGCCGCCGGCCTTTCGCTCATCACCCGGGGAAAAGCGGCCGACGAGCCCTTTGCCTCGGTCGCTTTTGCCGATACCAACAACTCCCTTCGCCGCATCGCCGATCTTGTCCGAGACGAGAGGCACGCCGGGGAAAATTCCGCCGCCTGCATTGCCCGTCTGGGACCGCGCCGGCTTGCTGCGGCCGTTACGTCAGGAAGATCATGA
- a CDS encoding precorrin-8X methylmutase has protein sequence MNSYDYIREGDAIYEKSFAIIREEADLSAFSSEQAEIAVRMIHACGLVEAAQHFRFSKDFVAQARGALHAGKPIYCDAEMVTHGITRARLPAHNQVICTLRDSRTIELAKTLGNTRSAAALDLWDEMEGAVVAIGNAPTALFRLLEMLDAGAPRPAAIIGMPVGFVGAAESKEALMEATLGIPYAIVRGRMGGSAMTAACVNALARAGL, from the coding sequence ATGAACAGTTACGACTACATCCGCGAAGGCGACGCGATCTACGAAAAGTCCTTCGCGATCATCCGCGAGGAAGCGGATCTCTCGGCTTTTTCGTCGGAACAGGCCGAAATCGCGGTGCGCATGATCCACGCCTGCGGGCTGGTCGAGGCGGCTCAGCATTTCCGGTTCTCGAAGGATTTCGTTGCCCAGGCGCGCGGCGCGCTTCACGCCGGCAAGCCGATCTATTGCGATGCCGAAATGGTGACGCACGGCATTACCCGCGCCCGCCTGCCGGCCCATAACCAGGTGATCTGCACGCTGCGCGACAGCCGCACGATCGAGCTTGCAAAGACGCTCGGCAATACCCGCTCGGCGGCAGCACTCGACCTGTGGGACGAGATGGAAGGCGCAGTCGTTGCGATCGGCAATGCGCCGACCGCGCTGTTCCGCCTGCTCGAAATGCTGGATGCCGGCGCGCCGCGTCCGGCCGCCATCATCGGCATGCCGGTCGGTTTCGTCGGCGCTGCGGAATCCAAGGAAGCGCTGATGGAAGCGACGCTCGGCATTCCCTATGCGATCGTGCGCGGCCGCATGGGCGGCTCGGCGATGACGGCTGCCTGCGTCAACGCATTGGCGAGGGCCGGACTGTGA
- a CDS encoding precorrin-2 C(20)-methyltransferase, whose amino-acid sequence MNAVLPKGKLTGVGTGPGDPELLTLKAVRAINEADVIAFFCKKGSSGNGRAIVEAHIRPGTLELPLVYPVTVETHKDEADYRGPIADFFDRSAEDIAAHLDAGRHVAVLSEGDPLFYGSYMHLHVRLAGRYHAEVIAGVTAMSGCWSMTGMPLVQGDDILSVLPGTLSEEKLAERLGNTDGAVIMKVGRNLPKIRRALASVGKLSGALYVERGTMANGTAQKLEERDESPAPYFSIVLVPGWKTRP is encoded by the coding sequence GTGAACGCCGTACTCCCCAAGGGCAAGCTCACGGGCGTCGGCACCGGACCTGGCGACCCCGAACTGCTGACGCTGAAGGCGGTACGCGCCATCAACGAAGCGGATGTGATCGCCTTCTTCTGCAAGAAGGGCAGCAGCGGCAACGGCCGCGCCATCGTCGAGGCGCATATCCGTCCGGGTACGCTCGAATTGCCGCTGGTCTATCCGGTCACGGTCGAGACCCACAAGGACGAAGCCGATTATCGCGGCCCGATCGCCGATTTCTTCGACCGCTCCGCGGAAGACATCGCCGCGCATCTCGATGCGGGCAGACACGTCGCCGTGCTCAGCGAGGGCGATCCGCTGTTCTACGGATCCTACATGCACCTGCATGTGCGGCTGGCCGGCCGCTACCACGCGGAAGTCATCGCCGGCGTCACCGCCATGTCCGGCTGCTGGTCGATGACCGGAATGCCGCTCGTCCAGGGCGACGATATTTTGAGCGTGCTGCCCGGCACGTTGTCCGAAGAGAAGCTCGCGGAGCGGCTCGGAAACACCGACGGCGCAGTGATCATGAAAGTCGGCCGCAACCTGCCGAAAATCCGCCGGGCGCTGGCCTCGGTCGGCAAGCTGTCGGGCGCGCTTTACGTGGAGCGTGGCACCATGGCAAACGGGACCGCTCAAAAACTGGAAGAGCGCGACGAGAGCCCTGCCCCCTATTTCTCGATCGTCCTCGTGCCCGGCTGGAAGACACGGCCATGA
- a CDS encoding precorrin-3B C(17)-methyltransferase, producing MKAGSLTVVGLGPGNPDQMTPEAAAAVTAAEDFFGYFPYIDRLNLRPDQRRHASDNREELARARAALEMAAGGGKVCVVSGGDPGVFAMAAAVCEAIDDGPALWREIDFSVVPGITAMLAVAAKAGAPLGHDFCAISLSNNLKPWDVIEKRLIAAATAGFVIAFYNPVSRARPHQLGEAFDILRAHLPGTVPVIFGRAAGRPDEVIRIVPLAEAASDMADMATCIIVGTAETRLIERQNQRPIVYSPRYFKGAGA from the coding sequence ATGAAAGCGGGTTCGCTGACCGTCGTCGGCCTCGGCCCCGGCAATCCGGACCAGATGACACCGGAGGCGGCCGCCGCAGTGACGGCTGCTGAGGATTTTTTCGGCTATTTTCCGTATATCGACCGTTTGAACCTCCGCCCCGACCAGCGCCGCCACGCCTCGGACAATCGCGAGGAGCTGGCGCGTGCCCGCGCCGCGCTCGAAATGGCGGCGGGCGGAGGCAAGGTCTGTGTCGTCTCGGGCGGCGACCCCGGCGTGTTCGCCATGGCAGCCGCAGTCTGCGAGGCGATCGACGACGGGCCGGCCTTGTGGCGTGAGATCGATTTTTCGGTCGTTCCCGGCATCACCGCCATGCTGGCCGTGGCGGCCAAGGCCGGCGCACCGCTCGGCCATGATTTCTGCGCCATCTCGCTTTCGAACAATCTCAAGCCCTGGGACGTGATCGAGAAGCGCCTGATCGCGGCGGCGACGGCCGGTTTCGTGATCGCCTTCTACAATCCGGTCAGCAGGGCACGCCCGCATCAGCTCGGCGAGGCCTTCGACATTCTGCGCGCCCATTTGCCCGGCACCGTGCCCGTGATCTTCGGCCGCGCCGCCGGCCGGCCGGATGAGGTTATTCGCATCGTGCCGCTCGCCGAGGCGGCAAGCGATATGGCCGACATGGCGACCTGCATTATCGTCGGCACAGCCGAGACCCGGCTGATCGAGCGGCAGAACCAGCGCCCCATCGTCTATTCGCCGCGTTATTTCAAAGGCGCGGGCGCATGA
- a CDS encoding cobalt-precorrin-6A reductase gives MQRSILILGGTAEARALAGKLAGDPRFTVELSLAGRTRAPAEQPVPVRVGGFGGAEGLATYLRQKGVSILIDATHPYAAQISRNAAEAAEISGIPLVALRRSPWLRLPGDRWVEVESVADAVSTLGVVPRKAFLTLGRQELLPFEAAPQHDYLVRSVDPVEPPLAVPNAVYLTARGPFGQAGEARLLQDHGIEVIVAKNSGGPASYGKIAAARDLGIDVVLIRRPDLPDVPSVETVDEMLAWLDHAPAPLK, from the coding sequence TTGCAACGTTCCATCCTCATTCTCGGCGGCACGGCGGAAGCTCGTGCGCTGGCCGGAAAGCTCGCCGGCGATCCACGGTTTACCGTCGAGCTGTCGCTTGCCGGCCGCACCCGCGCGCCGGCCGAGCAGCCCGTGCCGGTGCGTGTCGGCGGTTTCGGCGGTGCCGAAGGGCTTGCCACTTATCTCAGGCAAAAAGGCGTCTCGATCCTGATCGACGCGACGCATCCTTACGCGGCGCAGATTTCCCGCAATGCGGCCGAAGCTGCCGAGATCTCCGGCATTCCGCTTGTCGCCCTGCGCCGTTCGCCCTGGCTGCGGCTGCCCGGCGACCGCTGGGTCGAAGTCGAGAGCGTTGCCGATGCGGTCAGCACCCTGGGAGTGGTCCCGCGAAAAGCCTTCCTGACGCTCGGCCGGCAGGAGCTTCTGCCCTTCGAGGCCGCGCCCCAGCACGACTATCTGGTCCGCAGCGTCGATCCGGTCGAGCCGCCGCTGGCTGTCCCGAACGCGGTCTATCTGACCGCGCGCGGCCCCTTTGGGCAGGCGGGTGAGGCCCGGCTTCTGCAGGATCATGGCATTGAGGTGATCGTTGCCAAGAATAGTGGTGGGCCGGCGAGCTACGGGAAGATCGCCGCTGCGCGCGATCTCGGCATCGACGTCGTGCTGATCCGCCGTCCGGATCTGCCGGATGTACCGTCCGTCGAAACTGTCGATGAAATGCTCGCCTGGCTCGATCATGCGCCCGCGCCTTTGAAATAA
- the cbiE gene encoding precorrin-6y C5,15-methyltransferase (decarboxylating) subunit CbiE, with amino-acid sequence MPPESAQRPLNQSRWLSIVGIGEDGVAGLGDNARSAIASAVVVFGGRRHLELAATLITDEARPWPTPFDATMRDVVALRGQKVCVLASGDPFFFGVGVTLSRHVAPEEYTAYPAPSAFSLAASRLGWPLQDIETVSLHGRPLDLIRPSLHPGRRIIALTSDENGPAALAELLSRTGFGPSRITVLESLGGAAERIRSQQADEFALVDIDVLNVVAIDVKAEAGAFILPRAFGLDDTLFEHDGQITKREIRALTLSALAPHRGELLWDIGAGSGSIGIEWMLADPSLKAIAIETNANRAARIGRNALAFGVPGLRIVEGEAPAALAGLPQPDAIFIGGGGSEPGVFDTALDALKPGGRMVANAVTLEMEAVLLVAHAKRGGELIRMEVSRAAPIGGMSGWKPAMPVTQWSWTKPGVKP; translated from the coding sequence ATGCCTCCTGAATCAGCGCAGAGACCTTTAAACCAAAGCCGCTGGCTGTCCATCGTCGGCATCGGCGAGGATGGGGTTGCGGGCCTCGGCGACAATGCGCGCTCGGCAATTGCATCCGCCGTCGTGGTCTTCGGCGGCAGGCGGCATCTGGAACTGGCAGCCACCCTGATCACCGACGAGGCGCGGCCGTGGCCGACACCGTTTGACGCGACGATGCGCGATGTCGTCGCGCTGCGTGGCCAGAAGGTCTGCGTGCTGGCCTCCGGAGACCCCTTTTTCTTCGGCGTCGGCGTCACGCTGTCCCGCCATGTCGCGCCTGAAGAATATACCGCCTATCCCGCTCCCTCGGCCTTTTCGCTGGCCGCCTCAAGGCTTGGCTGGCCGCTGCAGGACATCGAAACGGTGTCCTTGCATGGTCGGCCGCTCGATCTTATTCGGCCGTCGCTTCATCCGGGTCGGCGGATCATCGCGCTGACATCCGATGAGAACGGGCCGGCAGCGCTGGCGGAGCTTCTGTCTCGCACCGGCTTCGGGCCGTCTCGGATAACTGTCCTGGAATCTCTGGGCGGCGCGGCGGAACGCATCCGTTCGCAGCAGGCCGATGAGTTCGCGCTAGTGGATATCGATGTGCTGAATGTCGTCGCCATCGACGTAAAGGCTGAAGCCGGAGCCTTTATCCTTCCGCGCGCTTTCGGACTGGACGATACGCTGTTCGAACATGACGGGCAGATCACCAAGCGTGAAATCCGGGCGCTGACGCTCTCGGCACTGGCTCCGCACCGCGGCGAATTGTTGTGGGATATCGGCGCCGGATCGGGTTCGATCGGCATCGAATGGATGCTGGCCGATCCTTCCCTGAAAGCCATTGCGATCGAAACCAACGCCAATCGGGCAGCACGGATCGGGCGGAATGCTCTGGCATTCGGCGTGCCAGGCCTGCGCATCGTCGAAGGTGAAGCACCGGCGGCTCTGGCCGGCCTGCCGCAGCCGGATGCGATCTTCATCGGCGGAGGTGGCAGCGAGCCCGGCGTTTTCGACACGGCCCTGGATGCGCTGAAGCCTGGCGGGCGGATGGTCGCCAATGCCGTGACGCTCGAAATGGAAGCGGTCCTTCTGGTAGCCCATGCGAAACGCGGCGGCGAACTGATCCGCATGGAGGTTTCCCGCGCAGCCCCGATCGGCGGCATGTCGGGTTGGAAGCCGGCCATGCCGGTCACCCAATGGAGCTGGACGAAACCCGGAGTGAAGCCATGA
- a CDS encoding cobalamin biosynthesis protein, with translation MIAAGLGCRKGTSAETLLSALAAACAEANISRESVSVLATGEIKRHEPGMIELAERLHLPLRILDEAALKQAEGRTRTVSKHSLAQTATPSLSEAAALAAAGEASELIVARLIADGATCALARSKDHS, from the coding sequence ATGATTGCCGCCGGTCTCGGTTGTCGAAAGGGCACATCTGCGGAAACGCTGCTTTCGGCGCTGGCTGCCGCCTGCGCTGAAGCCAATATTTCACGTGAATCCGTGTCCGTACTGGCAACCGGCGAGATCAAGCGGCATGAGCCGGGAATGATCGAGCTTGCGGAACGGCTACACCTGCCACTCCGCATTCTCGACGAGGCGGCGCTGAAGCAGGCAGAAGGCCGCACCAGAACCGTTTCGAAACACAGTCTTGCGCAAACTGCCACGCCAAGTCTTTCCGAAGCTGCAGCACTGGCGGCTGCCGGCGAGGCTTCGGAGCTGATTGTCGCGCGGCTGATTGCCGATGGCGCCACCTGCGCGCTGGCACGCTCGAAGGACCATTCATGA
- the cobM gene encoding precorrin-4 C(11)-methyltransferase — protein sequence MTVHFIGAGPGAADLITVRGRDILARSPVCLYAGSIMPKELLDYCPRDARIVDTGSLSLDDIEAEYVAAHKAGKDVARLHSGDLSVWSAVAEQIRRLEKHGIDYTLTPGVPSFAAAAAALRRELTIPEVAQSLILTRVSGRASKMPDGETLAAFGATGATLAIHLAIHALDRIVAELTPFYGADCPVAIVVRASWPEERIIRGTLADIEAKLAAEPAERTALIFVGKGLGAADFVESQLYNADYVRRFRPGWPQTDTKDSE from the coding sequence ATGACCGTGCATTTCATCGGCGCCGGACCGGGCGCCGCCGACCTCATCACCGTGCGCGGCCGCGATATTCTCGCCCGCTCGCCGGTCTGCCTTTATGCCGGCTCGATCATGCCGAAGGAACTGCTCGACTATTGCCCGAGGGACGCACGGATCGTCGATACCGGCTCTCTGTCGCTGGACGATATCGAGGCGGAATACGTGGCGGCCCACAAAGCCGGCAAGGATGTCGCGCGGCTGCATTCCGGCGATCTTTCCGTCTGGAGCGCCGTCGCCGAACAGATCCGCCGGCTGGAGAAGCACGGCATCGACTACACGTTGACCCCGGGCGTGCCCTCCTTCGCCGCCGCCGCGGCAGCTCTGCGGCGAGAGTTGACCATTCCGGAAGTGGCGCAGAGCCTGATCCTCACCCGCGTTTCCGGCCGCGCTTCGAAAATGCCGGACGGCGAAACGCTGGCGGCCTTTGGTGCGACCGGCGCGACGCTGGCAATCCACCTCGCCATCCATGCGCTTGACCGCATCGTCGCGGAACTGACACCGTTTTATGGCGCAGACTGCCCTGTCGCGATCGTGGTGCGCGCCTCCTGGCCGGAAGAACGGATTATCCGCGGTACACTTGCCGATATCGAGGCAAAGCTGGCCGCGGAGCCGGCCGAACGCACGGCGCTGATCTTCGTCGGCAAGGGCCTGGGCGCTGCCGATTTCGTCGAGAGCCAGCTCTACAATGCCGACTACGTGCGCCGTTTCCGGCCCGGCTGGCCTCAGACCGATACCAAGGATTCCGAATGA